The Pigmentiphaga aceris DNA segment GACCCCATCGCCGGCCCAGTGCCGCACGCCTGCCCGCTCTCCGGCCCATCTGGCCTGTTTTTGGCCTGCACCAACGCCTAATTTCTCATGAAAATCGAACGCGCTCTCCTCTCCGTTTCCGACAAGACTGGCATCGTCGACTTCGCACGCGCGCTGAACGCGCGTGGCATCGCGCTGCTGTCGACCGGCGGCACCGCCAAGCTTCTGGCAGAAGCCGGCCTGCCGGTGCAGGAAGTCTCCGACTACACCGGCTTCCCGGAAATGATGGACGGACGCGTCAAGACGCTGCACCCGAAAATCCACGGTGGTCTGTTGGCACGTCGTGACGCCCAGGCCCACCTGGACGCCATTGCCAACCACGGCATCGGTCGCATCGACCTGCTGGTGGTGAACCTCTACCCCTTCCGCGAAACCGTTGCCAAGCCCGACTGCAAGTTCGAAGACGCAGTGGAAAACATCGACATCGGCGGCCCGGCCATGTTGCGTGCAGCGGCCAAGAACCACGGCACCGAAGCAGGCGGCGTCACGGTCGTAATCGACCCGATCGACTACGAACGCGTGCTGGGTGAGATCGACGGCCAGCAAGGCCAGACCTCGTTCGCACTGCGCCTTGACCTGGCAAAGAAGGTCTTCGCACACACCGCTGCCTACGATGGCGCGATTGCGAACTACCTGACCAGCCTGGCCGAAGTGCCGGCGCAGGAAGCCGTGCCCAAGCGTGACACCTACCCGGAAATCCTGACCGTGCAGGTCAAGCGCAACCAGGCGCTGCGCTACGGTGAGAACCCCCACCAGTCGGCCGCGTTCTACGCCGAGCAGGGTGCACAGCAGGGTCTGCTGTCTGGCTATCGCCAGCTGCAAGGCAAGGAACTGTCGTACAACAACATCGCCGACGCCGATGCAGCCTGGGAATGCGTGCGCACCTTCCAGTTGCCGGCTTGCGTGATCGTCAAGCACGCCAATCCTTGCGGCGTGGCCGTTGCGGCCAACCCGCTCGAGGCCTACACCAAGGCCTTCCAGACCGACCCGACCTCGGCGTTCGGCGGCATCATTGCCTTCAATCAGCCGGTTGATGCAGCAACCGCCGAAGCCGTCAGCAAGCAGTTCGTGGAAGTGCTGCTGGCCCCGGCCTTCGACGATGGCGCGTGTGCCATCTTCGCTGCCAAGCAAAACGTTCGCCTGCTGGAAGTGCCGCTGGGCGAAGGCCAGAACGGCTTCGACATCAAGCGCGTGGGCGGTGGCTGGCTGGTTCAGCAACCTGACGTCTTCAACGTG contains these protein-coding regions:
- the purH gene encoding bifunctional phosphoribosylaminoimidazolecarboxamide formyltransferase/IMP cyclohydrolase, translated to MKIERALLSVSDKTGIVDFARALNARGIALLSTGGTAKLLAEAGLPVQEVSDYTGFPEMMDGRVKTLHPKIHGGLLARRDAQAHLDAIANHGIGRIDLLVVNLYPFRETVAKPDCKFEDAVENIDIGGPAMLRAAAKNHGTEAGGVTVVIDPIDYERVLGEIDGQQGQTSFALRLDLAKKVFAHTAAYDGAIANYLTSLAEVPAQEAVPKRDTYPEILTVQVKRNQALRYGENPHQSAAFYAEQGAQQGLLSGYRQLQGKELSYNNIADADAAWECVRTFQLPACVIVKHANPCGVAVAANPLEAYTKAFQTDPTSAFGGIIAFNQPVDAATAEAVSKQFVEVLLAPAFDDGACAIFAAKQNVRLLEVPLGEGQNGFDIKRVGGGWLVQQPDVFNVQSDEFRIVTKVAPTVAQLDDLRFAWKVAMFVKSNAIVFVKGGMTYGVGAGQMSRIDSARIASIKAENANLSLAGTAVASDAFFPFRDGLDVVADAGATCVIQPGGSMRDAEVIAAADERGIAMVLTGTRHFRH